One genomic window of Monodelphis domestica isolate mMonDom1 chromosome 1, mMonDom1.pri, whole genome shotgun sequence includes the following:
- the LOC100027482 gene encoding 60S ribosomal protein L4-like — MSKGHRIEEVPELPLVVEDKVEGYKKTKEAVLLLKKLKAWNDIKKVYASQRMRAGKGKMRNCHHIQRRGPCIIYNEFNGIIKTFRNIPGITLLNVTKLNLLRLAPGEHVGHFCIWTESAFCELDELYGTWRRPAKLKSHYNLPRHKMTNTDLTRILKSPEIHRALHAPCKKIHRRVLKKNPLKNLRIMVKLNPYAKTMH, encoded by the coding sequence ATGTCAAAAGGTCACCGAATTGAAGAAGTTCCAGAACTTCCTCTAGTGGTTGAAGATAAAGTGGAGGGTTATAAGAAGACCAAGGAAGCAGTTCTGCTGCTTAAGAAGCTGAAGGCATGGAATGACATCAAAAAGGTCTATGCTTCTCAGCGTATGCGAGCTGGTAAGGGTAAAATGAGAAACTGTCATCATATCCAGCGTAGGGGACCTTGTATCATCTACAATGAATTCAATGGTATTATCAAGACCTTCAGAAACATTCCTGGTATTACTCTCCTTAATGTAACCAAATTGAACCTATTGAGACTTGCTCCTGGTGAGCATGTTGGGCATTTCTGTATTTGGACTGAAAGTGCCTTCTGTGAGTTGGATGAGCTGTATGGTACATGGCGCAGGCCTGCCAAACTGAAGAGTCATTACAATCTTCCAAGGCACAAGATGACCAACACAGACCTTACCAGGATTTTGAAAAGCCCGGAAATCCATAGGGCCCTCCATGCACCATGCAAAAAGATTCATAGACGAGTACTCAAGAAGAATCCTCTGAAAAACTTGAGGATCATGGTGAAACTAAACCCATATGCCAAGACAATGCACTGA